From the genome of Prunus persica cultivar Lovell chromosome G8, Prunus_persica_NCBIv2, whole genome shotgun sequence:
TAGAAAACATTTGCTATTGCAAAAATGATGAGAATCCTTCCTACGCCTTGATGGTACCAATTCCAGTATTTTCGTGCTTTGGACTCCTTCTCTGGTCGAACCAAAAGGGCCATCACCTATAATCAACGAACATCAAACCATGTAATGGTGTTACGGTCACATTGAAATTTTATCTTTCATATGTAACCTATAGCGTTATCTAGTGACACTAGTCTATTCATACTACGTCAGCATGACAACGGGGTATGGCCCGGGATGTAATGAGGTAAAAgatgaaaaacaagaaagaatgaGGACAAACCTGAAGACATCCAAGCACAAGAATGATGATACCAAGAGCTTTGTGGGTGGAGACATCAGCATTGAGCTTATTGTTCAAGACAAATCCACATACAACACCTATTATTCCCAATATAAACCCAAATGATTGAATGCAAGTATGAAGATAAAACCAAAGTGGATCATATGGCTTTAAGTAACGGGCAACTATTACTCCAATTATCAGCAAAATGCCCCATCCTAGCATGTTCAGCACTCCATGGCTCTTCCTCAGTTTTGAATATGGACTTTGTGAGCTCGATGTGCTTTGACCTGTTGAGAGAAGAACTATTTAGGTAATGATGTCTTGCGAGACTTATGTTGTCAAATAAATATTGTTAAACACATATTAAACACAAATAAGACGGTGTTCTATATTGTCAAACTATCAATTTAGATccataatcaaattaattcttATCAGAACGTGTGGTCTAAAATTCACAAACGACATAGGTTTAGCGAGATAAATTACAATGCCTTTATATATCCAAACCTACCTATATAGCTTTCACATCACAATCGATTTGAATTATAGGACAAGATAGGTGGTACAAATACATCATATGAAATTATTCAAGGGGTCCATTATCACTTAATTGATTCCAtataaaacaaattccaaaccGATTTTGAGTTTAATAGGACCACAAAATGAGCCAAGAAGCAGATAGCCATTTACTTTCAATCAAACTTAAAGCCTGATGTTAGGGTCAGCATCACAAAACCCACAACTCCACATGTCACcaagaaggggaaaaaaaaaaaaaaacttttcttttgtttggttgatacaagtgatattaaAAAAGGAGTATTGAACTTAGGACGTTGAGTGCATGGTAAATTCTCCTTAATTAACATGGGTTGAGTTGAGATGATGTAACTCACCTGTGATATAATTTATGGAGGTAGAAAACTTGTCACTGTGCTCGATCAACCTGTAGTTTGGTGCCACAGGCAGAAACCCATCTGGCCCAACAGAGTATAGGAGCCTTGTCTGTGGCTGGCTGGTCTCTAACTGGAAGCCAAGGTACAGACGAGATGACTGAGATGTAATTAAAGAGAAGTTGCTAGCAACCTGAAGGTTCCCTTTGTCAGGCTCCACAAGGTTTGCTGAAGTCCCACCCAAGAAATATTGTTTGATCGTGCGTTCTGTTGAGGACACCCACCCCACAATTGCACTGGACCCCACCATCTGTCCATTGCTTGAGAACCCAATTGCTATGAATGAGTTTACAGCTGGTGTTGAGAGGACAAAGGTCCATATGTTTGATGAGGTCTGTGAGTactgcagaaaaaaaaatggagattttccatTAGGCCACCTTGATGATCATGATTATTGTTGTACTTAAGGGTCTGTTATAAAGTGATTATATGGAGAGATTCTCCATAGAAGTGATTATTGGCTTATCCAGAATCATTATCAAATGAGCCTAAGATGAATATGCAGATTATATGTGTTAATCTTGAAAGCTAGAGGGCGTGGTTGACTTACTCTGAGGATGTAATTGTGAGCATCCCAAACAGAAAGGCAGTGGAGGGAAGCTGCATCAAAGGGCAAATTGGCATTCTGCAGATTGAGACTTGAGCTGCAAGAATCTGTCTCTGAATTCACTTTGGCTGATAAGCCAAAgatggtggtgatgatgaggatgaaaACTATGAATTGGGTggtcttcatctctctctctctctctctctctctctctctctgtggtttctctctctgtttgtAGAGAGTTGGGATAAAACAGGCTAAGTAGTGGGTGATGGATTCAATATTTCAATGAAGAAGTTGACAATGATCATTATTCTAATGGAGTTGATAAATAATTGAAAGCTATTGCTACACTTTGTGCGCAGAGAATTATTATTGTAATACAAAAGTTTAACTTATATGAAATATATTCATTAGGTAAGCCGCATGACCAAGCATTGTTGTTCTGATACAGAAAACTACTACTTTCCAAGCTTATCAGCTCAGATTTGTGACATATGGAAGAATGGGTTTGTTCAAAGCTTATAACAAGTCATATTTCACCCATTTGTCCCAGTGTCAGGATTTACGCAAGGGAAAGCCATCATAAGcattacccaaaaaaaggtTGAATTTACCGGTCTGGTCAACCAAGACGACACAGACAGTAGGAGTACCTTGCTGTGATTTGCTTTGGTGTATCATTTTTCTAACAGAAAGAGTCCTCTTTATAAAGAccaaccttttttttcctcttttttttcttcccacaGTACAATTTGTGGTGATTCCATGGCATGGGTACACAAGCTGCAGGCTGCAGCAGTGAAGTAGAAAGCAAGAATATATGGGCGGCTGAACCACCTCAATGGTCCATTGAAGACATCGAATATGttatttgagagagagagagagagagagagagagagagagagagagagagagagagagagtaaacaatttttcccatttttatttattttggggtTCTGAATTTACACCGCATTGTAGCATACAGATAAACTATGAAGTAGAATACAAATTCATAGGAGCAATGCTAAGCAATCTTTTCCAATTTTGGGATCtgaatttaaacaatagagaTCGACTATGAATTTTGTAACTTTGCTCAAGAATTACACAAACTGAATTGAGTAATGTACAACATGTCGACCCGCCAAGATCTTAGAGAACATCAGCATCAGGCACTTGAAATTTCCGTTTCACCACTGCCAAGCcctgaacagaaaaaaagagtaaattaATCTGAATTGGAATTATCTACAACCCTGTAACaatattcaataatatattatgCTAGAATAA
Proteins encoded in this window:
- the LOC18766211 gene encoding cytochrome b561 and DOMON domain-containing protein At3g07570 — translated: MKTTQFIVFILIITTIFGLSAKVNSETDSCSSSLNLQNANLPFDAASLHCLSVWDAHNYILRYSQTSSNIWTFVLSTPAVNSFIAIGFSSNGQMVGSSAIVGWVSSTERTIKQYFLGGTSANLVEPDKGNLQVASNFSLITSQSSRLYLGFQLETSQPQTRLLYSVGPDGFLPVAPNYRLIEHSDKFSTSINYITGQSTSSSQSPYSKLRKSHGVLNMLGWGILLIIGVIVARYLKPYDPLWFYLHTCIQSFGFILGIIGVVCGFVLNNKLNADVSTHKALGIIILVLGCLQVMALLVRPEKESKARKYWNWYHQGVGRILIIFAIANVFYGIHLGEKGKAWNAGYGAVLAILVVTAVIFELRLWFKK